A section of the Nitrospiraceae bacterium genome encodes:
- a CDS encoding DUF2252 family protein produces MKIDRANQRYEHWLVQRMPLVPKDLRLKHALMKRDGFSFLRATFYRWMQRWPVVCADLATAPVVLAVGDLHVENFGTWRDQEGRLIWGINDFDEAYKLPYTNDLVRLAVSAKLAFEADQLALKPRDACDAILTGYMEGLRLGGEPFVLSERHPWLRDIATNSLRDPVRFWRNMQALPLVKGAIPQSARKALQQLMPEPGLSYRVRHRVSGLGSLGRPRYVALAEWQGGAIAREAKAMAPSACVWARDGEGESTILYQSMLDHAVRSRDPFVQIQGGWLVRRLSPYCSRIALASLPKKRDENRLLYAMGWETANVHLGSQNIRRVLRRDLANRKAKWLRVATKAMTNVTMSDWKDWVRG; encoded by the coding sequence ATGAAGATTGACCGAGCAAACCAACGATATGAGCACTGGTTGGTACAGCGGATGCCTCTAGTGCCCAAAGATTTGCGTCTTAAGCATGCTTTGATGAAACGAGATGGTTTCTCCTTTCTGCGAGCCACCTTTTACCGATGGATGCAGAGATGGCCGGTTGTATGTGCGGACTTGGCCACGGCGCCGGTTGTATTGGCGGTGGGCGATTTGCATGTGGAAAACTTCGGGACGTGGCGAGACCAGGAAGGCCGCTTGATCTGGGGTATCAACGATTTCGATGAAGCATACAAACTGCCATATACCAATGATTTGGTACGGTTGGCCGTTAGTGCAAAACTGGCCTTCGAAGCCGACCAACTCGCTCTGAAGCCCAGGGATGCGTGCGACGCGATTTTGACTGGATACATGGAAGGACTGCGATTGGGAGGGGAACCGTTCGTCCTCTCCGAGCGTCATCCATGGCTTCGCGATATCGCCACCAACAGCCTCCGAGACCCGGTGCGGTTCTGGCGGAACATGCAGGCCCTCCCGTTGGTGAAGGGGGCGATTCCTCAAAGTGCACGAAAAGCTCTTCAGCAACTAATGCCGGAGCCAGGGCTCTCGTATCGTGTCCGGCACCGAGTGTCCGGATTAGGCAGCCTGGGGCGTCCGCGCTATGTGGCGCTCGCGGAGTGGCAGGGAGGGGCCATTGCGCGGGAAGCCAAAGCGATGGCTCCGTCAGCCTGCGTCTGGGCTCGAGATGGTGAAGGGGAGAGCACGATTCTCTATCAATCGATGTTGGATCACGCCGTGCGCTCTCGCGATCCGTTTGTGCAAATCCAGGGTGGCTGGCTGGTGCGTCGCCTCTCGCCCTACTGCTCGCGCATTGCGCTCGCCTCACTGCCGAAGAAGCGGGACGAAAACCGGCTGCTGTATGCGATGGGGTGGGAAACGGCCAACGTGCATCTGGGCAGTCAAAACATTCGACGCGTCTTACGCCGAGATCTGGCTAACAGAAAAGCCAAATGGCTTCGTGTGGCGACAAAGGCAATGACGAATGTGACAATGAGTGACTGGAAGGACTGGGTGAGAGGATAG